The Veillonellales bacterium nucleotide sequence CGTCATTAAAATCACGGCAATCTGAGGGCTCTCTTTATGAATCAGTTCAAAAGCTTCCATTCCATCCATAACTGGCATTTTAATATCCATCATAATTACGGCAGGCTTGATCATTCGTGACTTCTCTACTGCTTCCAACCCATTGTTCGCAATATGCGGCTCGTAGCCTGCCTTGCGGACCACCTCAAACAGTAAGCGACAAACGCTGCTTTCATCATCCACCACTAGAACCTTATGATTGATCTCCAATGAAATCACTCCTCTGGCACCGGAAAGAATAATGTGAAAACACTTCCAAATCCAGCAGAAGACTCTACCGTTATTTTGCCACCCCAGGTTTCCATTAGACGGTACGCTACTGCCAAGCCCAAGCCAGTACCACCTTCCTTTGTCGTAAAGAAAGGATCGAATATTCGGGAAATATGACCGGGATCTATGCCACTGCCATTATCCTGAATAGCAACGCAAACGCAGCGGTTTTCTCTATCACAAATACTGCTTACGCACACTTCGCCTTGTTGTGAAATGGATTGAATCGCATTAATAATTAAATTTAAATACACTTGCTTAAGTTGTTCGCCTTCAACTAAAACTTTAGGTACATCCGACGCCAAAGTACTGGTGATTTTAATATTCTGGTGCATAGCCGGATTGCCAATCAACAGCAACGTGCTTTCCAATACTTCGTTTACATCAACCAATTTTACTTCCGTTGCGGCAGGCCTGGCAAAACACAGAAGCTGCTCAATGAGACGGTTCATACGGTCAGCTTCCTGGGAAATGATCTTTAGATATTCGGTCTTCTCTTCCTGGTTAAGACTTTCTCCCAATAATTGGGCAAACCCTTTAATTGCCATCAAAGGGTTTCGGATTTCATGGGCTAATCCTGCTGCCACTTCACCGATTGCTGCTAAGCGCTCGGCTGTCTGCACCTGTTTTTCCACCATTTTCTGAGCAGCAAGACTGTGCGCCATATCGTTAATGGCATTGGCGATTTCTCCCACTTCACCGCCAAGGGGAGGCAATTGGTAATTCAAATCTTGTTTAATATTTGACAGACCTCTTTTAATTTTTCCAATATCATTCATCAAATGTTCTATAGAATAAATAATCCCTCCTATGCCTAAAAGCAGGCCCAAAATAATCATTACATAAGTATGCCGTTTCATAGCCACCAGCTGGGATTCAATATCGGATGTTAGTTCGTTCGCCCATATATATCCTAGCACCTTTCCCTGCCGAATGATGGGGTACATTGCGTTCATAACTGGTCCCCGGACCAAATCACCTTCCTGGACCCGTTGTTCTCCCCCTTGCATTACAATACGCCCTTCATGAGTCTGGCTAATGGGCATGCCCACTTTATCAGCATAAACAGAACTGGGGCCATATGTTACGATAGCATCTAATTCTTTGGCATAATAGCCCACACCAATTCCCGGATATGCTGCGGCAACCTGATCGGTATAGCCGCTCAGGAATTTGTTGATTGCTTCAATTTTCTCTTGCCGCCCGGCTCCTTCTAAACCTGACTGAAGTAATATATCGTCGTATGTACCGGCAAGATATTGATCCAGCATATGGGCAGCACCAAATAATTTTTCTTGCTTTTCGGCAACTAAAGCTCTCTCTGCGCTTATCGTCATCAGATATCCCGCGGCAATAATCGGCAATGCCACCACCATCAGCATTACCATCA carries:
- a CDS encoding ATP-binding protein, translating into MLPKSLRGRLLMVMLMVVALPIIAAGYLMTISAERALVAEKQEKLFGAAHMLDQYLAGTYDDILLQSGLEGAGRQEKIEAINKFLSGYTDQVAAAYPGIGVGYYAKELDAIVTYGPSSVYADKVGMPISQTHEGRIVMQGGEQRVQEGDLVRGPVMNAMYPIIRQGKVLGYIWANELTSDIESQLVAMKRHTYVMIILGLLLGIGGIIYSIEHLMNDIGKIKRGLSNIKQDLNYQLPPLGGEVGEIANAINDMAHSLAAQKMVEKQVQTAERLAAIGEVAAGLAHEIRNPLMAIKGFAQLLGESLNQEEKTEYLKIISQEADRMNRLIEQLLCFARPAATEVKLVDVNEVLESTLLLIGNPAMHQNIKITSTLASDVPKVLVEGEQLKQVYLNLIINAIQSISQQGEVCVSSICDRENRCVCVAIQDNGSGIDPGHISRIFDPFFTTKEGGTGLGLAVAYRLMETWGGKITVESSAGFGSVFTLFFPVPEE